TCACGAGCATTGACAGCAGCAGTACCGCGCCGTTCAGCGCCCGGAAACTGCTGATGGGCGCCAGTACCGCCGCTTCGGGGCGGCTCAGGACAAACACCAGCTCGGGTCCGGAAAAGCCGGACGGCGTGAACAAGGTCCAGTAGCCGGCCAGATAGCGGGCACCTTCCCATTCCCAGGTCTGGTAACCGGATGCCCCGTTGCTCGGGCCCTCCCCGTTGACCGAGCGGTAGTGCCGGTAGCTGTCGGGTGTACCGTGCACGAGACTGCCGTCATCCGACAGCACCAGCAGGCCATCGGGTTCCGTGTACAAATCCTCCAGCGACCAGAGCCGGTCGTAATCCAGCACACCGGCCAGCAGGCCGCTGCCGCTGGCACCGGGCACCTGCGCACGCACCAGCATAATGTCGCTGGTGCCGTCCGTGCGTTCGCGCAGCACGAGCACCGAACGGCCGGCCTCCAGCTGGCGCCGCTGCACTGCCGTCAGCATCGGAAAAGCCCCGGCGCTGCCGACTGCGCTGTCCTTACCCGGGATGGCGATGACGGCAGTGAAGGCCGACCCGGTTGCGCTTGCGCTCCAGCCGGCCCCGCCATCCGCTTGCTGCCGCAGCATGCCCTGCCCGACGGCGACGAGTTCGCGCTCCGCGGCCGACAGGCGCCGGAACACCTCGAGTCCCAGGCTCTTGCCGGTGATCAGCAGCTGTCTGCTGCTCTGCTCGCGCAGCTGCACGGCTGTCTGCATGTAGGACAGCATGGCAGCCAGGGCGGCGGGCACGAGCGCCGAGAGGACGAAGAGCAGGAACATGCGCCGCGCGAAACGGCTGCGCAGGAAGCTGTTGTCGATGGCGGGAGTGCGCACAACCCGCCTCAGTAGTCCCGTGCCAGACCCACGTAGCGGCCGTTGTTGGCGCGGATGATGTCGTCCTGTGCCTTGGGCGTGATGATCTGCTTGGAGGTCAGGCCGTTCTTGCCGATGCTCAGCAGGTCGTAGTCGGTGTTGAGCGGGTGCAGGCTCTTGTCCTTGCGGACCTTGCCATTGACACCCGGACCCGCGCCCAGGATACGCGTGTAGACGAAGGGATTACCCCAGGGATCGGTGAAGCCGGCCATGCCGATTTCGTCGAGGTCGTCGGGAAAGCGCAGGTTGTCCGCGACGAACAGCTCGATCTTGTGCACCAGGGTATTGATGCCGACGATCGCGTTCGCAGTGTCCACACGCTCCCGGTACTTGCCATAGCCGGGCACGGCGATCGCCATCACGATCATGAGGATCGCGAGGGCGAGCATCAGCTCGATCAGCTGGAAGCCGGCGCACCGGTGCGGCGCACGCACAGAGGCCGCCGACTTCGGGAATCGATCTGGCAGCGTCCGCTGGATGCCTGTCATCTGTCCGCCTCGGGTGAAAACCTGTAAATACAACAGGTTATCGGCAGCCATCCGCACCGCTTGACGCACTTATGTCATTGATATTTCGATGTTTCAATCGCGGGTGCGGGTGCGCAGCGCGGTTCGATTGTGGGGAGGGGTAGCGCCGCACCGGCAGGGGTGGCTGGCCTGCCGGCCGCGGCTGCGGGAAAGCGGACGGCGGCCGGTGCCCGCCGTTATCAGGCAGGCACCGGTGCTCGGCATGGGCGCGGGGCTACCAGTCGAGCTGCAGCGCGAGGTAGAAATTGCGCCCCTCGCCCGGCACGCGTACGCCGACGGGCACATCGCTGCCGGCGGCACGGTTGATGCCAGCCAGATGCGGCGCATAGCGCCGATCGAACACGTTGCCGACCCCGCCCGAGAGCGTCAGGTCCTGCTGAATCCGGTACTTGCCAGACAGGTTCATCAGCGCATAGCCGGCGCTCGGGGTTTCGTCATTGTAGGCGGAGACCTTGTTTTGGCGCTCGTAGAACACGCCTTCCGCCGTCACCTCCCAGGCCGGTGCAATGTAGGTGAGTCCCAGCGTGCCGTTCAGCGGCGCGATACGGTACAGGTTATCCGACACGTCGTCGCGCTTGCCGCGCACATAGCTGACGATCCCGTCCACGCGCCAGCGCGCGTCGATCCGGTAACCCCAGGCCGCATCGGCGCCGTAGAGCGTGGCGTCGACATTGCTGAATTTCAGGTCATACGGCGCCGCACCGGTTGGTGGCACACCCTGGATGTAGTCGCTGACATCCCGGTAGAAGACGCGTGGCTCCAGATAACTGCCGGCAGCCGCCATGGTGAGCGCCAGCTCGACCTGGTGCGACACCTCCGGATCGAGATCGATGTCACCGAGATAGGTCTTGCCATCGGCCAGCCCGGCGGTCGCCTCCAGGGGCGCCCACAGGTAACGCTCCTGGTAGGACGGGGAACGGGTCTTGCGCGCGAAGCCGAGCTCGAAATCGGTGCTGTCGGAGAGGACATGGTTGAAGCGTGCCACCCAGTCGAGGTTGTTGTCGTCCCGGCTGCGGTCGGCGCTGTTGAATGCGGCGACCAGCGGCGCCATCGGTGCCATGGTGCTGCTCACGGGGCCGGCATTGGTATGCACATGGTTGAGACGCAGACCGAACTCGCTGCGCCAGCCTGCGCCGATGGCGCCATCCCATTCGCCGAAGAGACCGTACACGTTGCGCTCGGCGTCGTTGAAGTTCACCACGAGAAAGGACGGGTTGGCCGGGTTGGTGATCACGGCATCGTGAGTCGCCAGCTGGCCGTCGACACCGACCAGCAGCTTACCCCCGCCCAGCGCACGGCCGACGTCTAGACGGTAACCGGTACCGGTGCCATCCGAGGTACTGAGCCGCCGGTTGGCGGCGCCGGGATCGGGCCGCAGCAGGAAATTCGTCATGGTGTGATGGACGTCGGAATGGAACAACTGGCCGTGCACGGCATGGGCACCGAGGTAACCGGAATACTCGGTGCTGACCGTGTCGGTGTCGGACATCTCGATGTCCATGGGCAGCGAGGGGGTCCCGGTCGGGCCGGTGTCGAGATGCGCAACGTCCACGTCGGCCGCGTGGCCGTCGCGGCGGTAGCCGTAGCCGAGTCCGTAGCTGTCGCGCTCATGCCGGCTGGGACGGATGGTCCCGCCATCGAATTCGATGTCGTCGCCCCGCTCGCGGCTGCCGGATAGATAGAAGCGGTGGGTACGGTTGGTCACTCCGGCCAGCACGCCGGCGGCGCCGGCGTCGTTCACCGTAGCGCCCGACAGCCGCAGCGAGCCGCGCGCCTCCATGTCATCGCCGCCGCCGAAGGCGGGACGGATCGAGCGCGCGTGCATGGTGCCGCCCAGCGTCTCCAGCCCCGAACTCACGGGCGCGATGCCGCGGATGACCTCGAGGCCTTCGAGCTGGGTGCCGGAGATGAACGAGAGTGGCGGATCCATGCTGTTGGTGCAGCCTTCCTGCACGGTGATCCCGTTGATCCTGACGTTGACCCGGTCACCGTAGAGGCCGCGATACTGCGCGATGCCGGTGAGCGCACCGTTGCGATTGACGTTGGCGCCAGGCACCTTGTGCAGCAGGCTGGCCGCGTCCGGGGCGATGCCGGGCACCTCCTCCGCGTCGAGCTG
The genomic region above belongs to Pseudomonadota bacterium and contains:
- a CDS encoding prepilin-type N-terminal cleavage/methylation domain-containing protein, coding for MTGIQRTLPDRFPKSAASVRAPHRCAGFQLIELMLALAILMIVMAIAVPGYGKYRERVDTANAIVGINTLVHKIELFVADNLRFPDDLDEIGMAGFTDPWGNPFVYTRILGAGPGVNGKVRKDKSLHPLNTDYDLLSIGKNGLTSKQIITPKAQDDIIRANNGRYVGLARDY
- a CDS encoding TonB-dependent receptor, encoding MLVRRKTCAAAGCLLVPFVLFPGIAQTAEEATRLGTVTVTGTAVEEENSYQLDAEEVPGIAPDAASLLHKVPGANVNRNGALTGIAQYRGLYGDRVNVRINGITVQEGCTNSMDPPLSFISGTQLEGLEVIRGIAPVSSGLETLGGTMHARSIRPAFGGGDDMEARGSLRLSGATVNDAGAAGVLAGVTNRTHRFYLSGSRERGDDIEFDGGTIRPSRHERDSYGLGYGYRRDGHAADVDVAHLDTGPTGTPSLPMDIEMSDTDTVSTEYSGYLGAHAVHGQLFHSDVHHTMTNFLLRPDPGAANRRLSTSDGTGTGYRLDVGRALGGGKLLVGVDGQLATHDAVITNPANPSFLVVNFNDAERNVYGLFGEWDGAIGAGWRSEFGLRLNHVHTNAGPVSSTMAPMAPLVAAFNSADRSRDDNNLDWVARFNHVLSDSTDFELGFARKTRSPSYQERYLWAPLEATAGLADGKTYLGDIDLDPEVSHQVELALTMAAAGSYLEPRVFYRDVSDYIQGVPPTGAAPYDLKFSNVDATLYGADAAWGYRIDARWRVDGIVSYVRGKRDDVSDNLYRIAPLNGTLGLTYIAPAWEVTAEGVFYERQNKVSAYNDETPSAGYALMNLSGKYRIQQDLTLSGGVGNVFDRRYAPHLAGINRAAGSDVPVGVRVPGEGRNFYLALQLDW